The DNA segment GACGTATCTATCACATTGCTCCCTTTTAATTCGCTCGAAGGCACCGGGCTTGTTCTCTGCATACGAAAAAGCCAACTGAAAATACGGTGATATATTTAAAAACATGTCCGGCCATTTCTGCCCGCCTTTTGCTGGCACGGCCTGTGGGAGTAATTCGGATTTTCTTGTCCAGTATACGTCGGCCATTTGATGTAATATACAACATCCCACTTCGTGCCGCCAATTTAGGAATTGCAGCATCCCctagaaaaggaaaaaaaattacgACAGCTTACATCCCTTTCTGGCCATGTTGTTATACAAAGATGTTGCTCGATTAATTTTCGCCCACAAGGACTCCTCCGTaaaacaaaggaaaaggaaagggTATTTATTTGCCTTGTATGTCAGAGAATATGGAAGACTTTTCGATGTCCCTCCTATTCTCGTCTATTTATTATAGGAAAATATAAGCTAGAAGGGTCGTTACATGGGATAACTAACGCGGTAAGATTAGGCCTCTTTCTATCATCTAAAACtcaaacataaaaatatatatgattTCCTTCCCCACGAAGATACAAGAAAACTATTAATCAAACGTCGCCATGGAGCTGCATTGAAAATCTTAGTAAATCATGTATCTTGAAGTTTCACTTGCTTGTCATGGCTTGTTATCTCGCACGCTATATGCCCCACTTTATAGGTCAAGTGACCTCTCATCACCCGGAGAAcgtaaaaaagaaaatatatccTTCAGCCTACTTAACCGTAAGTAGCATAGAGTGGATATTTCGACCTACTGGCATGTAAAAAAggttttgaatatttctgGAACAATTAAGCGTGAGTGAGATTAGCACGTCTTTGAGCTGCTAATTGTGTTTATACGAAactgaattttttatttcaatCACGCCTGAATCATGCTACGAGCTTCTGAAAACCACCTACACTTGCTGCTGAGATGCTACGCGACACACCCAAAGGTGTTGAAAAGACCTCTGAGCACGCAtatcaaagaggaaaagagtACTTTCCAAGAAACTGGAATTCTCCCCAATGGAACAATTTATGAGAGGCAAAATCGTCATATTGAAGGAATTACTAAAGACAGTGATCTGGAGCTGCTAGAAAAGGGTATAAGGAAAACTGACGAGATGACTTCTAATTTCACTAATTATATGTATAAATTTCACAGACTCCCCCCTAACTATGGAAGTAATCAACTTATCACCGTTGATAAGGAACTTCAGAGAGAGCTGGATGCAGTTTTGGCGTCCTTTAAGGCTCCATGCAGGTTTGCGTTCGGCTACGGTTCAGGTGTTTTCGAACAAGCGGGATATTCGGAAAAGGATACCAAACCTCAAATTGATATTATCCTGGGGGTCACCTATCCATCGCACTTCCACTCTATCAATATGAGACAAAATCCTCAGCACTATTCCAGTTTGAAATACTTCGGTTCTGAATTCGCCTCCAAATTTCAGCAGATTGGTGCGGGCGTGTATTTCAACCCATTTGCGAATATTAATGGACATGATGTAAAATATGGGGTAGTTTCTATGGAAACGCTTTTGAAGGACGTAGCTACCTGGAATACATTCTACCTTGCGGGGCGACTACAAAAGCCTGTTAAAATACTGAAAAATGACTTAAGAGTGCAATATTGGAACCAGTTGAACTTAAAGGCAGCAGCTACACTGGCCAAGCATTATACTCTGGAGAAGAATAacaatgaatttgatgaatttcaattttacaGAGAGATCACTGCTTTAAGTTATGCAGGTGATATTAGATACAAACTGGGTGGGGAAAATCCCGACAAAGTTAACAATATTGTTACTAAAAACTTTAAACGGTTTCAAGAGTATTATAAACCCATTTACAAAGAGGTGGTGCTAAATGATTCATTCTATCTTCCAAAAGGATTCACTCTGAAAAATACTCAGAGACTTCTACTCAGCCGCATAAGTAAATCGAGTGCACTGCAAACTATCAAAGGCGTTTTCACTGCTGGGGTCACGAAATCAATCAAGTATGCTTGGGCCAAAAAACTAAAATcgatgaaaagaaactaaTTTATCCCATATTACTTactcattttcctttttttgaaacttcACTTGTTACCGTTTTATCTCTTATGGAGAACTACTATATTCACATTCCTAATTTCGGTCACCGGTCAATATTTATTtaacttcttccttttctcaGGTAATATACATTTTCCCCATATGACCACCCAAATCGGCGCTCAACCGTTAATCGCATAGTGGAAAAGGATTTACTCGTCTCGGTCTATGCAAAGgattttttatctttaaGAGCTCATCCTGATATAGTTCAGGAAAGTATTTTTATCC comes from the Saccharomyces kudriavzevii IFO 1802 strain IFO1802 genome assembly, chromosome: 7 genome and includes:
- the TAM41 gene encoding putative phosphatidate cytidylyltransferase (similar to Saccharomyces cerevisiae TAM41 (YGR046W); ancestral locus Anc_1.86); protein product: MLRASENHLHLLLRCYATHPKVLKRPLSTHIKEEKSTFQETGILPNGTIYERQNRHIEGITKDSDLELLEKGIRKTDEMTSNFTNYMYKFHRLPPNYGSNQLITVDKELQRELDAVLASFKAPCRFAFGYGSGVFEQAGYSEKDTKPQIDIILGVTYPSHFHSINMRQNPQHYSSLKYFGSEFASKFQQIGAGVYFNPFANINGHDVKYGVVSMETLLKDVATWNTFYLAGRLQKPVKILKNDLRVQYWNQLNLKAAATLAKHYTLEKNNNEFDEFQFYREITALSYAGDIRYKLGGENPDKVNNIVTKNFKRFQEYYKPIYKEVVLNDSFYLPKGFTLKNTQRLLLSRISKSSALQTIKGVFTAGVTKSIKYAWAKKLKSMKRN